The Drosophila nasuta strain 15112-1781.00 chromosome 2L, ASM2355853v1, whole genome shotgun sequence genome window below encodes:
- the LOC132797797 gene encoding fibroin heavy chain-like: protein MKSILVLALCLGVACADFHSSHYDAHQEAIDTARRNAYGSSGYGASGSNSFGAGGTAELSLGGGVGGSSLGNLESSYDSVGAVEGVENSGNSLGGGSGFGSNNAASFGANIGAGFGASNQAAFGANNAASFGSNSAFSSNSAFQTSHSANFNAASSHNVGSNVEFADANNAGTEVNFGGANTNTVNSESLLASNMQAPVALTLPSSSGNNVEYLHHERVVSSAPQQIVYTVPGGSQQYVQHVERVVEQKQPSVQYVQVAQPSGTSESYYQRKVTTTSSTPQIVQQPSARYTYGSNTGSSFGSNAASTFGSNAASTFGTNSAFKVNQGFGTNFGSNFGQRSGAQTQWTSGQNSAVNFGSGSSQLHKLINQAQLTARQQAASDSVHSSGPCLASADGGSNGFNSGSSLNSASSLNAASGLNAGASGSLLSGSLLSGSLLGGASLNSQNNLGLNAGQQLSGSGNFGGAGGAGSGYQTKQWEKQSKWSSQSEFGSDGHVKNYKDLATGESENYNLNGKQFGYNAATASVDDNGRTSTYSVHS from the exons atgaaatcaatattGGTGTTGGCTCTATGCCTGGGTGTCGCCTGCGCAG ATTTTCACAGCAG CCACTACGATGCCCATCAGGAGGCAATCGATACTGCCCGCCGCAATGCTTACGGCTCCAGTGGCTATGGAGCTAGTGGCTCGAACAGCTTTGGAGCTGGCGGTACCGCTGAGCTGTCGCTTGGCGGCGGCGTTGGTGGCTCGTCGCTAGGCAACTTGGAGAGCTCCTACGATTCCGTGGGTGCCGTCGAAGGTGTGGagaacagcggcaacagcttGGGCGGTGGTTCTGGCTTTGGATCCAACAATGCTGCCTCATTTGGTGCCAACATCGGTGCTGGATTCGGGGCTAGCAATCAGGCTGCCTTTGGTGCCAACAATGCGGCTTCCTTTGGCTCCAACAGCGCCTTCTCCTCCAACTCTGCCTTCCAGACCAGCCACAGTGCCAACTTCAATGCAGCCAGCTCGCACAACGTGGGCAGCAACGTAGAGTTCGCTGACGCCAACAATGCCGGCACTGAGGTCAACTTCGGAGGGGCCAATACCAACACTGTCAACTCGGAGTCGCTGCTCGCCAGCAATATGCAGGCGCCGGTGGCCCTCACTTTGCCCTCGTCCAGCGGCAACAATGTGGAGTACTTGCACCACGAGCGCGTTGTCTCCAGTGCACCCCAACAGATTGTGTACACCGTGCCCGGTGGCTCGCAGCAGTACGTGCAACATGTGGAGCGCGTTGTCGAGCAGAAGCAGCCCTCGGTGCAGTACGTTCAGGTGGCACAGCCTTCCGGCACCTCTGAGAGTTACTATCAGCGCAAGGTCACAACCACCTCATCGACTCCCCAGATCGTCCAGCAGCCCTCGGCCAGGTACACCTATGGCTCCAACACTGGCTCCAGCTTTGGTTCCAATGCTGCCTCCACCTTTGGCTCCAATGCTGCCTCCACTTTTGGCACCAACTCTGCCTTCAAGGTCAACCAGGGCTTCGGCACCAACTTTGGCAGCAACTTCGGTCAGCGCTCAGGTGCTCAGACCCAGTGGACTTCGGGTCAAAATAGTGCTGTCAACTTTGGCAGCGGCAGCTCTCAGCTGCATAAGTTGATTAACCAGGCTCAACTGACAGCCAGGCAACAGGCTGCTAGCGATAGTGTCCATAGCAGTGGACCCTGTCTGGCCAGTGCCGATGGTGGCTCCAACGGCTTCAACTCGGGCAGCTCCTTGAACTCCGCCAGCTCTCTAAATGCTGCCAGCGGTCTTAATGCGGGCGCCAGCGGCTCTCTTTTGAGCGGTTCTTTGCTCAGTGGCTCCTTGCTGGGTGGTGCCTCCCTCAACAGCCAGAACAATTTGGGTCTCAATGCGGGACAGCAACTGTCCGGCTCCGGCAACTTTGGCGGCGCCGGCGGTGCCGGCAGCGGCTACCAGACCAAGCAGTGGGAGAAGCAATCCAAGTGGTCTTCCCAGTCTGAG TTTGGATCCGATGGCCATGTGAAAAACTACAAGGATCTGGCCACTGGCGAGAGCGAGAACTACAACCTCAACGGCAAGCAGTTCGGATACAACGCAGCCACCGCGTCCGTCGATGACAACGGTAGGACGAGCACCTACAGTGTGCACTCGTAA